A single Asterias rubens chromosome 13, eAstRub1.3, whole genome shotgun sequence DNA region contains:
- the LOC117298738 gene encoding probable RNA-binding protein 18 yields MEQSERRRLWVGNIDEKISEYSLLKLLRRHGEIAQFDFLFHKTGPSEGKPRGYCFVSFKTREEAEHAIHALDGKLALSKKLAVKWAHSQTSSYKTQEQQIEEDKNTLAPDKLPSSFGGHQAAVAGTSTKKHACKNSNDAKIRAIESKLRQMERASNDFNIVPTYSAASQQQPKGKTDAKRSKPYDKR; encoded by the exons ATACAGCTTGTTGAAGCTCTTGAGACGTCACGGTGAAATCGCACAATTTGACTTCCTTTTTCACAAGACGGGACCAAGTGAGGGCAAACCAAGAGGTTACTGTTTTGTCAGCTTTAAGACTCGGGAG GAGGCTGAACATGCCATTCATGCTTTAGATGGTAAGCTGGCACTGAGCAAGAAACTCGCTGTGAAATGGGCCCACTCTCAGACATCAAGCTATAAG ACACAAGAACAGCAGATCGAGGAAGACAAGAATACTCTTGCCCCGGACAAGCTCCCAAGTAGCTTTGGTGGCCACCAGGCTGCAGTGGCAGGCACAAGCACAAAGAAACACGCGTGCAAAAATAG caacgATGCTAAGATCCGAGCTATCGAGAGTAAACTAAGACAGATGGAGCGTGCCAGCAATGACTTCAATATCGTACCAACGTACTCAGCTGCAAGCCAGCAGCAACCCAAAGGGAAAACTGATGCCAAACGGTCCAAACCATACGACAAGAGGTGA